The following proteins are co-located in the Armatimonadota bacterium genome:
- the rpmG gene encoding 50S ribosomal protein L33, which translates to MAKKKGEKREIIRVVCTEDTKTYYTTTKNKQNTPERLELKKYNPNLRKVTLFREKK; encoded by the coding sequence ATGGCCAAGAAGAAAGGCGAAAAGCGCGAAATTATCCGGGTCGTTTGTACCGAAGATACGAAAACGTATTACACGACCACCAAGAACAAGCAGAACACACCAGAGCGACTTGAACTCAAAAAGTACAACCCGAATCTCCGAAAGGTGACCTTGTTCCGGGAGAAGAAGTAA
- a CDS encoding ABC transporter permease has translation MKRAWINLAEAARGLREQWQRATLTATGIMVAVVAITLLIGVGRGVQTDIAGQIKSLGVNVVIVLPARVDPSAFSFNPNLGGQSYLTKENAASLKSISGVIDTSLLTFVGGGVRYGKKESYPVVIAAQQSWFSMHEVKLREGRLYATTDGNQPICVIGSIAADELFPDKKAIGKSVLVNGQSYEIIGVTEDKSAENSLFSMASFQNVLYIPWESFKQKNSNAQVDRIMVQTAPEADPKQLVPAIESTLGKQLDYQQYSVLTQEQLLGLIYRMMKILTYLVSGLTGIALFVGGVGIMTVMLMSVNERSKEIGVRKTTGATRKDLFFQFLFEAILLALAGGAVGLAISYTVSAILTQYTVIKPEISLGLVAFSIGVSTLIGTVFGLIPASHAARKDPVDALRSE, from the coding sequence GTGAAGCGAGCGTGGATCAATTTGGCCGAGGCAGCGCGCGGGCTACGAGAACAGTGGCAGCGTGCCACGCTCACCGCCACCGGAATCATGGTTGCCGTTGTTGCGATCACCTTGCTAATCGGAGTCGGACGCGGAGTGCAGACGGACATCGCAGGGCAGATCAAGTCCCTCGGAGTCAACGTCGTGATCGTCCTCCCAGCACGAGTTGATCCGAGTGCATTCAGCTTCAATCCAAATCTTGGAGGCCAGAGCTATCTCACCAAAGAGAATGCGGCTTCACTGAAGTCCATATCAGGCGTCATCGACACCTCGCTTTTGACCTTTGTCGGTGGCGGAGTTAGATACGGCAAGAAAGAGTCGTATCCGGTGGTGATTGCCGCACAGCAATCCTGGTTTTCGATGCATGAAGTCAAGCTGCGCGAAGGCAGATTGTATGCGACAACGGATGGAAATCAACCCATTTGCGTGATCGGCAGCATCGCCGCCGATGAGCTATTCCCGGATAAGAAGGCGATCGGCAAATCAGTGCTCGTCAACGGTCAGTCGTACGAGATTATCGGCGTGACAGAAGACAAGAGCGCGGAAAATAGCCTCTTCAGCATGGCGAGCTTTCAAAATGTGCTCTACATTCCGTGGGAGAGCTTTAAGCAGAAGAACTCGAATGCTCAGGTAGATCGAATCATGGTGCAGACCGCCCCTGAGGCCGATCCGAAACAACTCGTTCCGGCGATTGAATCCACGCTTGGCAAGCAGCTCGACTATCAGCAATACAGCGTTCTGACCCAAGAGCAACTGCTCGGGCTTATCTATCGCATGATGAAAATCCTGACCTATTTGGTTTCGGGGTTGACAGGTATCGCGCTCTTCGTGGGGGGAGTCGGCATCATGACGGTGATGCTGATGAGCGTCAATGAACGCTCGAAAGAGATCGGAGTGCGGAAGACTACCGGTGCCACCCGAAAGGACCTCTTCTTCCAATTCCTGTTTGAAGCGATCTTGCTTGCGCTGGCTGGAGGCGCGGTTGGACTGGCGATTTCTTACACGGTGTCGGCGATCCTGACCCAATACACGGTGATCAAGCCTGAAATCAGTCTCGGTCTGGTCGCCTTCAGCATTGGAGTCTCGACGCTAATCGGTACCGTGTTTGGATTGATCCCTGCCAGCCATGCGGCTAGAAAGGACCCGGTCGATGCACTCCGCTCTGAGTGA
- the rpmF gene encoding 50S ribosomal protein L32, producing MPNPKRRHSHQRTAKRRTNYIAVLPEIDVNKTQGGEAFKLRHHATPEGYYKGRKLPGFKDAQ from the coding sequence ATGCCGAATCCAAAACGACGTCATAGCCACCAGCGCACCGCAAAGCGCCGAACAAACTACATCGCAGTCCTCCCAGAGATCGATGTTAACAAGACTCAGGGAGGGGAAGCGTTCAAGCTGCGACACCACGCCACTCCAGAAGGGTATTACAAGGGTCGCAAGCTTCCTGGCTTCAAAGACGCCCAGTAA
- a CDS encoding phosphopentomutase, translating to MARRAIVLVLDGCGAGAAPDAADFGDSQGVSTIKNVWNACNGLNLPNLRKIGFLEACGIDQQSEFGQFGRLQELSKGKDSVTGHWEMMGILTKTPFPTYPNGFPAEIIAEFERRIGTKTVGNKPASGTAILDELGEEHLKTGFPIVYTSADSVYQIACHESVVPIEKLHEMCVIAREILVAPNHVARVIARPFEGDKPGEFKRTVRRKDFPLAPPHNLVDEIGNVFGIGVISELFGGRGFREVHRTQSNPEHFEMLKTAIASDAEFIFCNFEDFDMLYGHRNDPAGFGKCLEQFDGYLGQILAMLQPEDLLIITADHGNDPTDASTDHSREYVPVCLVANGLPPRNLGDVPGMTAVGATVASWLGKTWNVGTDLLESH from the coding sequence ATGGCACGTCGCGCGATCGTTTTGGTACTGGATGGATGCGGAGCAGGTGCGGCACCCGACGCTGCAGATTTTGGTGATTCGCAAGGCGTCTCTACGATCAAGAATGTCTGGAATGCCTGCAATGGTCTCAACTTGCCGAACTTGCGCAAAATCGGATTCCTGGAAGCGTGTGGCATCGACCAGCAGTCGGAGTTCGGTCAATTCGGTCGTCTGCAAGAGCTCTCAAAGGGCAAAGACAGCGTCACCGGCCACTGGGAGATGATGGGAATTTTGACGAAGACCCCGTTCCCAACCTATCCGAACGGATTCCCCGCAGAGATCATCGCCGAATTTGAGCGTCGCATCGGCACCAAAACGGTCGGAAACAAACCCGCGAGTGGGACCGCGATCTTGGACGAGCTCGGCGAAGAACACCTCAAAACTGGATTCCCGATCGTGTACACCAGCGCCGACAGCGTCTACCAAATCGCGTGTCACGAATCGGTCGTACCGATCGAAAAACTGCACGAGATGTGTGTGATTGCCAGAGAAATCTTGGTCGCGCCAAACCACGTCGCGCGGGTGATCGCTAGGCCGTTTGAAGGTGACAAGCCCGGAGAATTCAAGCGCACGGTACGCCGAAAGGACTTCCCACTCGCTCCACCGCATAACCTCGTCGACGAAATCGGCAATGTATTTGGGATCGGCGTCATCAGCGAGCTTTTCGGTGGACGAGGATTCCGAGAAGTCCACCGAACACAAAGCAATCCGGAGCATTTTGAGATGCTCAAAACCGCCATTGCTAGCGACGCCGAATTCATTTTCTGCAATTTTGAAGACTTCGACATGCTCTATGGCCATCGAAACGACCCGGCCGGATTTGGCAAGTGCTTAGAGCAGTTTGATGGCTATCTGGGTCAGATTTTGGCGATGCTACAGCCCGAAGATCTGCTCATCATCACCGCGGATCATGGCAACGACCCAACTGATGCCAGCACCGATCACTCCCGCGAATACGTTCCGGTTTGCCTCGTCGCAAACGGGCTTCCGCCTCGAAACTTGGGCGATGTACCGGGTATGACAGCCGTCGGAGCCACCGTCGCGAGCTGGCTAGGGAAGACCTGGAACGTCGGCACCGACTTGCTCGAATCGCACTGA
- the recN gene encoding DNA repair protein RecN yields the protein MILELSVENIAVIEKAQIGLGPGFTVLTGETGAGKSLLVDAIALALGGRADADLLRAGAQKGPVHLVATITNNPAARALCDELGVSPEEDTIFIVREISSEGRNVSRINGKAHPVSSVKQLGSVLVDLHGQHDHQALLDPVRHLEYLDLWIGAPLRPLLDAVGAAYDEWHETQEKLNTLRKAGRDREHRIDLLSHQVSELSEAGLRVGELEELQAQLVKSKHAAAISEATYSAISALDDEEISASGRLAEAITGLHSVQKYDEDLAEIVSILESAETQLKEALLELRNHAEELGSESQDVEEIAERLDKVKRILRKYGDDEQSALDFLAEAEQELSLLSDAESSEVELLSQLKVREQALNEACSNLTELRTQSAANFSALVQSEIQELAMAKAKFEVAVLPSAPSRLGADSIQFMFSANTGEPIRALDKIASGGEMSRVMLALKVALAGKAGVPTLIFDEIDTGLSGFAAAVVARKLSELSKHYQVVAISHLPQLAGRADVHFKIEKNEREERTFTEIRKLEGEERVRELARMLAGEEIGEMAIANARELLAST from the coding sequence ATGATCCTGGAACTGAGCGTTGAGAACATCGCGGTGATCGAAAAGGCCCAAATCGGCCTTGGTCCGGGTTTCACTGTTCTTACCGGCGAGACAGGAGCCGGTAAGTCACTGCTTGTCGATGCCATCGCACTCGCTCTTGGTGGCCGGGCCGATGCTGATCTGTTGCGGGCAGGCGCACAAAAAGGACCTGTTCACCTAGTCGCCACCATCACCAACAATCCTGCCGCCAGGGCATTGTGCGACGAACTTGGTGTTTCTCCCGAAGAAGACACCATCTTCATCGTCCGGGAGATCAGTTCCGAAGGGCGAAACGTGAGTCGCATCAACGGTAAAGCCCATCCCGTAAGTAGCGTCAAGCAGCTTGGGAGTGTGCTCGTCGACTTGCACGGTCAGCACGATCATCAAGCGTTGCTTGATCCGGTTCGGCACTTGGAATATCTCGATCTCTGGATCGGGGCACCGCTGCGACCATTGCTGGATGCTGTTGGCGCGGCCTACGACGAGTGGCACGAAACGCAAGAGAAGCTGAACACTTTGCGAAAAGCTGGCCGAGACCGCGAGCATCGGATTGATCTCCTTTCGCACCAGGTCAGCGAGCTGAGCGAAGCCGGCTTGAGAGTGGGTGAACTTGAAGAGCTTCAGGCGCAACTAGTCAAATCCAAGCATGCCGCCGCGATTTCGGAAGCGACTTACTCAGCGATTTCTGCGCTGGACGACGAAGAAATCAGCGCTTCTGGTCGGCTAGCGGAGGCAATCACAGGACTTCATTCGGTTCAAAAGTACGATGAAGACCTCGCTGAGATCGTATCGATTTTGGAATCTGCGGAGACACAGCTCAAAGAAGCGCTTCTCGAACTTCGGAATCACGCCGAAGAACTTGGCAGCGAATCTCAGGACGTCGAGGAAATCGCGGAAAGGCTGGACAAGGTCAAGCGAATCCTGCGGAAATATGGCGATGACGAGCAGTCGGCCCTAGATTTCTTAGCCGAGGCCGAGCAAGAACTCTCGCTGCTTTCCGATGCCGAATCGAGCGAGGTTGAACTACTTTCCCAGCTAAAGGTTCGGGAGCAAGCACTCAATGAAGCGTGCTCGAATCTCACCGAGCTTCGTACGCAGTCCGCGGCGAATTTTAGCGCGCTTGTCCAGAGCGAGATTCAGGAACTCGCCATGGCAAAAGCCAAGTTCGAGGTTGCCGTTTTGCCTTCGGCTCCGAGTCGGCTGGGCGCCGATAGTATCCAATTCATGTTCTCAGCGAACACGGGTGAGCCGATCAGAGCCTTGGACAAGATCGCCAGCGGCGGGGAAATGAGCCGCGTCATGCTCGCGCTAAAAGTCGCGCTGGCGGGGAAGGCTGGCGTGCCGACCTTGATCTTCGACGAGATCGACACCGGCTTAAGCGGATTTGCGGCTGCAGTTGTTGCCCGCAAGCTCAGCGAACTCAGCAAGCATTACCAAGTCGTGGCGATCAGCCACCTACCGCAATTGGCAGGCCGTGCGGACGTGCATTTTAAGATCGAAAAGAACGAGCGTGAAGAGCGCACGTTCACCGAGATTCGAAAGCTGGAAGGCGAGGAGCGCGTGCGCGAACTCGCACGGATGCTCGCCGGCGAAGAGATCGGAGAGATGGCTATCGCCAATGCCCGCGAACTCCTCGCCTCAACGTAG
- a CDS encoding prepilin-type N-terminal cleavage/methylation domain-containing protein, whose product MAFFHVNPKSNRRFGFTLIELLVVIAIIAILAAILFPVFARAREQARRVAELSQMKQLGIANIAYQADNDDLFPLAFVRSTFTNDEVFYRNTAGNYSVLSWHDTVRPYIKTRDLFFCYAFTPYNNPSPARKHLYINYGIPPRGQIFGVQNFSDSYYWSRAVKWNGLLGAFPDNGYTPVFAQSGAPSASSSDVGNPSKTAMITEATGPEWWGVYLGASGGATVINNTFNYYLASYDDVRNVTLGPIGRHDMRCRRSPSPYINYARLSCPGKGVVPIDSGYLHCVMADGHAKYLDFMTVMGPADVNGSLWSQYVRAGAE is encoded by the coding sequence ATGGCATTTTTCCATGTAAATCCTAAATCTAATAGGAGGTTTGGCTTCACGCTGATCGAGCTTTTGGTCGTGATTGCTATCATTGCGATCTTGGCTGCAATTCTCTTCCCAGTGTTTGCCCGTGCTCGAGAACAGGCACGACGGGTTGCTGAACTTTCTCAAATGAAGCAATTGGGCATCGCCAACATCGCCTACCAGGCCGATAACGATGACCTCTTCCCTCTCGCTTTTGTGCGATCTACGTTCACCAACGACGAAGTTTTCTATCGCAACACGGCGGGCAACTACTCGGTGTTGTCTTGGCACGACACTGTACGGCCGTACATCAAGACTCGAGATCTGTTCTTCTGCTACGCGTTCACTCCGTACAACAACCCAAGCCCAGCCCGAAAGCACTTGTACATCAACTACGGTATTCCGCCACGCGGACAGATTTTTGGTGTTCAGAACTTCTCGGATAGCTATTACTGGAGCCGAGCAGTGAAGTGGAACGGCTTGTTGGGTGCATTCCCTGACAACGGTTACACTCCAGTGTTTGCACAGAGTGGAGCACCTTCGGCTTCTAGTAGCGATGTTGGAAACCCATCCAAGACTGCGATGATCACCGAAGCAACCGGACCAGAATGGTGGGGCGTTTACCTCGGCGCATCTGGCGGTGCGACGGTTATCAACAACACCTTCAACTATTATTTGGCCTCCTACGATGACGTTCGTAACGTCACACTCGGTCCAATTGGTCGACACGACATGCGATGCCGACGCAGCCCAAGCCCATACATCAACTATGCGCGATTGAGCTGCCCAGGTAAGGGTGTTGTGCCAATCGACTCGGGTTACTTGCACTGCGTTATGGCTGACGGCCACGCGAAGTACCTCGACTTCATGACCGTGATGGGCCCTGCTGATGTCAACGGCTCGCTCTGGTCGCAGTACGTGCGGGCAGGTGCCGAATAA
- a CDS encoding DUF1800 domain-containing protein, with translation MQISDDRSKLRHVLRRFGLGASEAELDFYEPKGFKGAVEYMIEAAITPPSLEINPRDFANKQGAVNLRVMQGLWYMRFLTTEKPLQEKMVLFWHNHFATSAEKVTNPATMAKQIELFRTMGMSNFRDLLLAVSQDPAMIFWLDNQLNVVGKPNENFAREVMELFTLGIGHYTEKDIQEAARAFTGWGYSQRGQNRRDDVPRPFDSFVFSPKLHDDGQKTIFGKTGNFNGEEVIDMLCKNPQTARYLTEKAWAFFVSSTPNKAAIDRISKEFFDSGLEITVLVRSIINSKEFFAPEVVGKLIKTPIDFAIDTARQLGAGGIIKQLMADGKANPDVNEENGLNRGLVRALSGPIAAHSSTKSMGMELMYPPDVSGWDFGESWISTGTMIARMKWADSLFPVGARTGQPLGGANPAQRAGLMPLAAYPLFQDDPTAEGIVKRLCSIYDVVLSRDKMESLTSVAEQELGSRLTLQNANQVARRVSMGIFASPEFQFC, from the coding sequence ATGCAAATCTCGGATGATCGAAGCAAACTGAGGCACGTCCTTCGCCGATTCGGCTTGGGCGCCAGCGAAGCCGAGCTTGACTTTTACGAGCCTAAGGGTTTCAAGGGCGCGGTCGAATACATGATCGAGGCCGCAATCACCCCTCCCAGCCTCGAAATCAACCCACGAGATTTTGCCAACAAGCAGGGCGCGGTGAACCTGCGCGTGATGCAGGGGCTTTGGTACATGCGGTTCCTGACAACCGAAAAGCCGCTGCAAGAAAAGATGGTGCTGTTTTGGCACAATCACTTCGCGACCAGTGCCGAAAAAGTGACCAATCCGGCTACCATGGCCAAGCAGATCGAGCTCTTCCGCACGATGGGGATGAGCAATTTCCGAGATCTGCTCCTCGCGGTTTCTCAAGACCCCGCGATGATCTTCTGGCTGGATAACCAGCTCAACGTCGTCGGAAAACCGAACGAGAACTTCGCCCGTGAAGTCATGGAGTTGTTCACCCTCGGCATCGGGCATTACACCGAAAAGGACATCCAAGAAGCAGCGCGAGCATTTACCGGATGGGGATACAGCCAGCGCGGACAGAACCGGCGGGACGATGTTCCACGACCGTTCGACAGCTTTGTTTTCAGCCCGAAACTGCACGACGACGGTCAGAAAACGATCTTTGGAAAGACTGGAAACTTCAACGGAGAAGAGGTGATCGACATGCTCTGCAAAAACCCGCAGACCGCGCGCTATCTCACCGAAAAGGCGTGGGCGTTCTTCGTCAGCAGCACCCCAAACAAGGCCGCGATCGATCGAATTTCGAAGGAGTTCTTCGATTCCGGGCTAGAAATCACCGTGCTGGTCCGGTCCATCATCAATTCGAAGGAGTTCTTCGCGCCAGAAGTCGTTGGCAAGCTCATCAAAACTCCGATTGACTTTGCAATCGACACCGCGCGGCAACTCGGCGCGGGCGGAATCATCAAGCAGTTGATGGCCGACGGCAAGGCGAACCCCGATGTGAACGAAGAGAACGGGCTCAATCGCGGATTGGTGCGCGCTCTATCGGGGCCAATCGCGGCGCATTCCAGCACAAAGAGCATGGGCATGGAGCTGATGTATCCGCCCGACGTGTCCGGCTGGGATTTCGGCGAATCTTGGATCAGCACCGGCACCATGATCGCCCGCATGAAATGGGCCGACAGCCTTTTCCCGGTTGGTGCACGCACCGGGCAGCCTCTTGGCGGCGCAAATCCGGCTCAACGCGCAGGGCTCATGCCGCTGGCGGCGTACCCGCTGTTCCAAGACGACCCCACTGCCGAGGGCATCGTCAAACGCCTCTGCTCGATCTACGATGTCGTGCTGTCGCGGGACAAAATGGAATCGCTGACCTCCGTCGCTGAGCAAGAACTCGGCTCAAGGCTGACCCTGCAAAACGCCAATCAAGTCGCCCGGCGCGTGTCGATGGGCATCTTCGCCAGCCCCGAATTCCAGTTCTGCTAA
- a CDS encoding cation transporter gives MPLAIQAERAAKISLCVTSVVVVVKLLAGWATGSVSVLAEATQSLVDVLIAFGVVQSVRFSARPPDEDHPYGHGRAEVLMSAFQMVLIMGSAGFIVSQAIARLKHPEPIQVDWGLAAMSFAAIANFIVSRYLLAVSKKTGSTALLGEVQHLQGDTLSSLGVLLGLILVRLTGIQQLDPICAIALMVLVVFLAIKQLRVIVHQLMDGALPPEEREILVNTLQSHPNVKGFHAIRSRTVGSNRYIDLHVLLDDNLTFVEAHDLAEEIEGELGNALGQATVSVHFEPFMHEIEHRKKAHGDLPVIKP, from the coding sequence TTGCCACTAGCAATACAGGCTGAGCGCGCCGCAAAAATCTCTTTGTGCGTCACCAGCGTTGTCGTTGTGGTGAAGTTGCTCGCAGGATGGGCCACGGGTTCCGTCAGTGTACTGGCCGAAGCCACCCAATCGCTGGTGGACGTCCTGATTGCGTTTGGCGTCGTACAATCCGTTCGGTTTTCTGCCCGGCCTCCGGATGAGGACCACCCCTATGGTCATGGCCGCGCAGAAGTCTTGATGAGCGCATTCCAGATGGTGCTGATCATGGGATCGGCAGGCTTTATCGTCTCCCAAGCCATCGCGCGGCTAAAACATCCCGAACCGATTCAGGTGGATTGGGGACTTGCGGCGATGAGTTTTGCGGCGATCGCGAACTTCATCGTGAGCCGCTATTTGCTAGCGGTGAGCAAGAAAACCGGTTCGACCGCTTTGCTGGGTGAAGTGCAACATCTACAAGGCGATACGCTTAGCAGCCTAGGTGTGCTGCTGGGATTGATCTTGGTCCGACTCACCGGGATTCAACAGTTGGACCCGATCTGTGCCATCGCGCTCATGGTGCTCGTCGTTTTCCTCGCGATCAAGCAGCTTCGAGTGATTGTCCACCAGTTGATGGATGGCGCCCTCCCACCCGAAGAGCGCGAGATTTTGGTGAACACGCTGCAATCCCACCCGAATGTCAAAGGTTTCCATGCCATCCGATCGCGCACGGTGGGGAGCAATCGCTACATTGATCTGCATGTGCTCCTTGACGATAATTTGACCTTTGTGGAGGCTCACGACCTTGCTGAAGAGATCGAGGGTGAATTAGGCAATGCGCTAGGGCAAGCGACCGTCAGCGTGCATTTTGAGCCGTTTATGCACGAAATTGAACATCGAAAGAAGGCGCACGGCGACCTTCCCGTGATCAAGCCTTGA
- a CDS encoding M3 family oligoendopeptidase translates to MSTANEIAPPQVRWNLNALFSSMDDPKIDQTWAEVQKRADDFDAKYRGKLASLDSNGLLAAIAELEDLYMQMAKPGSFASLMFAVEADNPEITAFMQAQSEKESEVQVKLIFCNLELQAIPKDKFDALLADPILAKYHHFLQRVREATPFMLTEKEEVILEETANTGIRAWVRLHDEVLANKQFEFVNPKTGETELMSESSILAKLRDANRDVRSAAADGFSKGLQELNHVLTYIYNNVLLDKRVEDKLRTRPYAEHSRHMANELDKETVDLVMRLCKKNEELVARYYRVKRQILGLPELTHIDRYAPLFESEEQIDWDSARKMVLDAFNAFSPEIGARASEFFDKGWIDAEPRQGKTGGAFCSYITPDLHPVIMLSYLNKMDNVMTLAHELGHGVHASLSRAQSYFNFHGSLPLAELASIFGEQLVFERLVSEAQTNDQLALYAEKIEGIFASVFRQAAMFRFEQKCHEMRRTEGELSGEEFGELWQEELQGMFGDSVKMEPQHKDWWSYIGHFIFAPFYVYAYSFGELLTMSLYQMAAKEGPSFQDKYIQMLTLGGSKSPKELMEIVGVDLRQEEFWNGGFAVIESLITRFEELWAQKSN, encoded by the coding sequence ATGAGCACCGCAAACGAGATCGCTCCCCCACAGGTTCGCTGGAATCTGAACGCCCTTTTCTCTTCGATGGATGACCCAAAGATCGATCAGACTTGGGCAGAAGTACAAAAGCGAGCTGATGATTTTGATGCCAAATATCGCGGAAAGCTGGCCAGCCTCGATTCAAACGGACTGCTGGCGGCGATTGCTGAACTCGAAGACCTTTACATGCAAATGGCCAAGCCAGGTTCGTTTGCGAGCCTAATGTTTGCGGTTGAAGCAGACAATCCGGAAATCACCGCGTTCATGCAAGCTCAGAGCGAGAAGGAATCGGAAGTTCAAGTCAAGTTGATCTTCTGTAACTTGGAACTCCAGGCGATTCCTAAGGACAAGTTTGACGCCCTGTTGGCAGATCCAATTCTCGCCAAGTACCACCACTTCCTGCAGCGAGTCCGAGAGGCCACACCGTTTATGCTCACAGAAAAGGAAGAGGTGATCCTGGAAGAAACCGCGAACACCGGAATCCGCGCCTGGGTACGACTCCACGACGAGGTTCTCGCAAACAAGCAGTTCGAATTCGTCAACCCGAAAACTGGCGAGACAGAATTGATGAGCGAGAGTTCGATTCTCGCCAAACTCCGAGACGCCAACCGCGATGTCCGAAGTGCTGCGGCGGATGGATTCTCAAAGGGACTACAGGAGCTGAATCACGTTCTAACTTACATCTACAACAATGTTCTGCTGGACAAGCGCGTCGAAGACAAGTTGCGCACAAGGCCATACGCCGAGCACAGCCGCCATATGGCAAACGAGTTGGACAAAGAGACGGTCGACCTCGTCATGCGGCTCTGCAAGAAGAATGAGGAGCTTGTCGCTCGGTATTACCGAGTCAAGCGCCAGATCCTTGGACTGCCAGAACTGACCCACATCGATCGGTATGCGCCGTTGTTCGAGAGCGAAGAACAGATCGATTGGGATTCTGCTCGAAAGATGGTGCTGGATGCGTTCAATGCGTTTAGCCCAGAGATTGGTGCGAGGGCATCTGAATTCTTCGACAAGGGATGGATCGATGCTGAACCACGGCAAGGCAAGACTGGAGGCGCATTCTGCAGCTACATCACCCCAGATCTGCACCCCGTAATCATGCTCAGCTATCTAAACAAGATGGACAATGTCATGACGTTGGCGCACGAACTAGGACACGGCGTTCATGCATCGCTCAGCCGAGCACAGTCGTACTTCAACTTCCACGGTTCGTTGCCGCTGGCGGAACTCGCGTCAATTTTTGGAGAGCAACTCGTCTTTGAACGGTTGGTTTCCGAGGCGCAAACAAACGATCAACTCGCGCTCTATGCAGAGAAGATTGAAGGCATTTTCGCCTCAGTGTTCCGGCAGGCAGCAATGTTCCGATTCGAACAAAAGTGCCACGAAATGCGCCGCACCGAGGGCGAACTCAGCGGCGAGGAATTCGGCGAGCTGTGGCAAGAAGAGCTGCAAGGAATGTTTGGCGACAGCGTGAAAATGGAGCCACAACACAAAGATTGGTGGAGCTACATCGGCCACTTCATCTTCGCACCGTTTTATGTCTACGCGTACTCTTTTGGTGAGCTTCTGACGATGTCGCTTTACCAAATGGCGGCCAAAGAAGGACCAAGCTTCCAAGACAAGTACATTCAGATGCTGACTCTCGGAGGCTCAAAGTCGCCTAAGGAGCTAATGGAAATCGTCGGCGTTGACCTTCGACAAGAAGAGTTCTGGAACGGCGGCTTTGCGGTAATCGAATCGCTGATCACGCGGTTTGAAGAGCTCTGGGCGCAAAAGTCTAACTAA